The following are encoded in a window of Streptomyces sp. Go-475 genomic DNA:
- a CDS encoding MCE family protein produces the protein MTGRLKAVALLTALAVTAALAVALWPQSDPVRVTAYFPRTVGIYPGSDVRVLGVRIGEVRSITPEGGRVRVELEYDKERRVPADAQAAIINSSVVSDRYVQLLPVYREGPVLRDGAVIPESRTAVPVELDRIFDSLHTTSEALGPKGANKDGSLARLLGVSADNLEGQGRHLNRTVEDLSRAVTTLSDGRGDLFGTVRNLQVFTAALAADDQDVRSFNKSLAEVAGQLAGEREDLAAALKYLAKALGDVADFVRKNKKTLAADVKGLSKVTKVLVTQRAALEELLEVAPTGLSNLQNAYNPAAGTLDTRNNAQHPQDPAALVCSLLRTTGDEGGENPDCAELRKLFDSLPEVPKSPAVPSTGTVDRSLGGILEGRA, from the coding sequence ATGACCGGACGTCTCAAGGCCGTCGCGCTGCTCACCGCGCTCGCGGTCACCGCCGCGCTCGCCGTCGCGCTGTGGCCGCAGTCCGACCCGGTCCGGGTCACGGCGTACTTCCCGCGCACCGTCGGCATCTACCCCGGCTCGGACGTGCGCGTACTCGGCGTCCGCATCGGCGAGGTCCGGAGCATCACGCCCGAGGGCGGCCGGGTGCGCGTCGAGCTGGAGTACGACAAGGAGCGCAGGGTGCCCGCCGACGCGCAGGCCGCGATCATCAACTCCTCGGTGGTCAGCGACCGTTACGTGCAGCTGCTGCCGGTGTACCGCGAGGGCCCGGTGCTGCGGGACGGCGCCGTCATCCCCGAGTCGCGCACCGCCGTCCCGGTCGAGCTGGACCGGATCTTCGACAGCCTGCACACCACCTCCGAGGCGCTCGGCCCGAAGGGCGCGAACAAGGACGGCTCCCTGGCGCGGCTGCTGGGCGTGAGCGCGGACAACCTCGAAGGGCAGGGCAGGCACCTGAACCGGACGGTGGAGGACCTCTCCCGGGCGGTCACCACGCTGTCCGACGGCCGCGGCGACCTGTTCGGCACCGTGCGCAACCTCCAGGTCTTCACGGCCGCGCTGGCCGCCGACGACCAGGACGTGCGGTCGTTCAACAAGAGTCTCGCCGAGGTGGCCGGGCAGCTGGCCGGGGAGCGCGAGGACCTCGCGGCGGCGCTGAAGTACCTGGCCAAGGCGCTCGGTGACGTGGCCGACTTCGTGCGGAAGAACAAGAAGACGCTGGCCGCGGACGTCAAGGGCCTGAGCAAGGTCACCAAGGTGCTCGTCACCCAACGGGCCGCTCTGGAGGAGCTGTTGGAGGTGGCGCCCACCGGGCTGTCCAACCTGCAGAACGCCTACAACCCGGCCGCCGGCACCCTCGACACCCGCAACAACGCGCAGCACCCGCAGGACCCGGCCGCGCTGGTGTGCTCCCTGCTGAGGACCACCGGCGACGAGGGCGGCGAGAACCCCGACTGCGCCGAGCTGCGGAAGCTCTTCGACTCCCTGCCCGAGGTGCCGAAGTCCCCGGCGGTGCCGAGTACCGGGACGGTCGACCGGAGCCTCGGCGGAATCCTGGAGGGCCGCGCATGA
- a CDS encoding MCE family protein translates to MPPKLPGLPRLRLRRPRAKAFRDRNPVVIGAAGLTALALLTFAAFNADSLPLIGGGARYSAAFSEAGGLKPGDEVRIAGVKVGKVEEVGLDGDHVKVTFKVKGDPGLGTGTGASIRVKTILGAKYLALHPKGPGQLEPGSEIPLRRTVSAYDVVQAFSDLTTTTEEVDTERLAKALDTVSTTFEDSPAEVRASIRGLSRISRTVASRDKELRELLDHANGVTGVLADRSKDFSALVEDGDKLFKEIAKRRAAIHKLLKSSAALGIQLSGLVEDNRKEIGPALKGLNTFVAMLERNQKSLDRSVRLLAPYVRVFSNTLGNGRWFDSYVQNLVAAPVVPRTGGTR, encoded by the coding sequence ATGCCGCCGAAACTGCCGGGGCTGCCGCGCCTGCGGCTGCGCCGGCCGCGCGCGAAGGCGTTCCGCGACCGCAACCCCGTGGTGATCGGCGCCGCCGGCCTCACCGCCCTGGCCCTGCTGACGTTCGCCGCGTTCAACGCCGACAGCCTGCCGCTGATCGGCGGCGGCGCCAGGTACAGCGCCGCCTTCTCGGAGGCGGGCGGGCTCAAGCCGGGCGACGAGGTGCGGATCGCCGGGGTCAAGGTCGGCAAGGTCGAGGAGGTCGGCCTGGACGGCGACCACGTCAAGGTCACCTTCAAGGTCAAGGGCGACCCGGGCCTCGGCACCGGCACCGGCGCCTCCATCCGGGTCAAGACCATCCTCGGCGCCAAGTACCTCGCCCTGCACCCCAAGGGGCCGGGCCAGTTGGAGCCGGGAAGCGAGATCCCGCTGCGGCGGACCGTCTCGGCGTACGACGTCGTGCAGGCGTTCAGCGACCTGACCACCACGACCGAGGAGGTCGACACGGAGCGGCTCGCGAAGGCGCTGGACACCGTCTCCACCACCTTCGAGGACTCGCCCGCCGAGGTACGGGCCTCCATCAGGGGGCTGTCGCGGATCTCCCGGACGGTGGCCTCGCGCGACAAGGAGCTGCGCGAACTCCTCGACCACGCGAACGGGGTCACCGGCGTGCTGGCCGACCGCTCGAAGGACTTCTCCGCGCTGGTCGAGGACGGCGACAAGCTGTTCAAGGAGATCGCCAAGCGGCGCGCCGCGATCCACAAGCTGCTCAAGAGCTCCGCCGCGCTCGGCATCCAGCTCTCCGGCCTGGTCGAGGACAACCGGAAGGAGATCGGGCCCGCCCTGAAGGGCCTGAACACGTTCGTCGCGATGCTCGAACGCAACCAGAAGAGCCTGGACCGCAGCGTGCGGCTGCTCGCCCCGTACGTGCGGGTCTTCAGCAACACCCTCGGCAACGGCCGCTGGTTCGACTCCTACGTCCAGAACCTGGTGGCCGCTCCGGTGGTGCCGCGCACGGGAGGCACCCGATGA